A part of Amycolatopsis lurida genomic DNA contains:
- a CDS encoding cytochrome P450: MTDVEETTATLPLARKCPFSPPPEYERLRRESPVSRVGLPSGQTAWALTRLEDIREMLSSPHFSSDRQSPSFPLMVARQIRREDKPFRPSLIAMDPPEHSRARRDVVGEFTVKRMKALQPRIQQIVDEHLDALLAGPKPADLVQALSLPVPSLVICELLGVPYSDHEFFQSCSSRMLSREVTAEERMTAFEQLENYLDELVTKKEANATEDDLLGRQILKQRETGEADHGELVGLAFLLLIAGHETTANMISLGTVTLLENPDQLAKIKADPGKTLAAIEELLRVFTIAETATSRFATADVEIGGTLIRAGEGVVGLSNAGNHDPDGFENPDTFDIERGARHHVAFGFGVHQCLGQNLARLELQIVFDTLFRRVPGLRIAVPVDELPFKHDSTIYGLHALPVTW, from the coding sequence ATGACTGACGTCGAGGAAACCACCGCGACCTTGCCGCTGGCCCGGAAATGCCCGTTTTCGCCGCCGCCCGAATACGAACGGCTTCGCCGGGAAAGTCCGGTTTCCCGGGTCGGTCTCCCGTCCGGTCAAACGGCTTGGGCGCTCACCCGGCTCGAAGACATCCGCGAAATGCTGAGCAGCCCGCATTTCAGTTCCGACCGGCAGAGCCCGTCGTTCCCGCTGATGGTCGCGCGGCAGATCCGCCGCGAGGACAAGCCGTTCCGCCCCTCCCTCATCGCGATGGATCCGCCGGAACACAGCCGGGCCAGGCGTGACGTCGTCGGGGAATTCACCGTCAAGCGGATGAAGGCGCTCCAGCCGCGAATTCAGCAGATCGTCGACGAACATCTCGACGCCCTGCTCGCGGGCCCCAAACCCGCCGATCTCGTCCAGGCGCTTTCCCTGCCCGTTCCCTCGCTGGTGATCTGCGAACTGCTCGGCGTCCCCTATTCGGACCACGAGTTCTTCCAGTCCTGCAGTTCCAGGATGCTCAGCCGGGAGGTCACCGCCGAAGAACGGATGACCGCGTTCGAGCAGCTCGAAAACTATCTCGACGAACTGGTCACCAAGAAGGAGGCGAACGCCACCGAGGACGACCTCCTCGGCCGTCAGATCCTGAAACAGCGGGAAACGGGCGAGGCCGACCACGGTGAACTCGTCGGGCTGGCGTTCCTGCTGCTCATCGCCGGACACGAGACCACGGCGAACATGATCTCGCTCGGCACGGTGACCCTGCTGGAGAATCCCGATCAGCTCGCGAAGATCAAGGCAGACCCCGGCAAGACCCTCGCCGCCATCGAGGAACTCCTGCGGGTCTTCACGATCGCGGAAACGGCGACCTCACGCTTCGCCACGGCGGACGTCGAGATCGGCGGAACGCTGATCCGCGCGGGGGAAGGGGTGGTGGGCCTGAGCAACGCGGGCAACCACGATCCGGACGGCTTCGAGAACCCGGACACCTTCGACATCGAACGCGGCGCGCGGCATCACGTCGCGTTCGGATTCGGGGTGCACCAGTGTCTCGGCCAGAACTTGGCGAGGTTGGAACTCCAGATCGTCTTCGATACGTTGTTCCGGCGAGTGCCGGGCCTCCGGATCGCCGTTCCGGTCGACGAACTGCCGTTCAAGCACGATTCGACGATCTACGGCCTCCACGCCCTTCCGGTCACCTGGTAG
- a CDS encoding carbohydrate ABC transporter permease, protein MATISAPARPEPAHAKKAAPKRGTDTPFKRRLPLLPALLFVVAVTQLPFVLTVIYSFQSWNLVRPGSRHFVGLRNYIDVFADSTFLGALLNTVVLTVVCVFFSLLLGLGLAILLDRKFLGRGVVRTLLITPFLILPAAGALLWKTTMFDPTYGLLHFVFGTDVDWLSEFPLAAVMAQVVWQWTPFMMLLILAGLQSQPKDVLEAASVDGAGRWRTFTAITLPHLSRFLQLATLLGAIYIVNSFDAIFLMTQGGPGTASTNLPFYIYQRAFQGFDIGQSSAMGVIVVILTMIVATFALRLMFRTFSVQGGAK, encoded by the coding sequence ATGGCCACGATCTCCGCTCCTGCCCGTCCGGAGCCCGCCCACGCGAAAAAGGCGGCTCCGAAGCGCGGCACCGATACGCCGTTCAAACGACGGCTACCGCTCCTGCCCGCGCTGCTGTTCGTCGTCGCCGTGACGCAGTTGCCCTTCGTGCTGACGGTGATCTACTCGTTCCAGTCGTGGAACCTGGTGCGCCCGGGCTCGCGGCATTTCGTCGGACTGCGGAACTACATCGACGTCTTCGCCGACTCGACGTTCCTCGGTGCGCTGCTGAACACCGTGGTGCTGACGGTCGTGTGCGTGTTCTTCTCGTTGCTGCTCGGCTTGGGGCTGGCGATCCTGCTGGACCGCAAGTTCCTCGGACGCGGAGTGGTCCGCACCCTGCTGATCACGCCGTTCCTGATCCTGCCGGCGGCGGGCGCGCTGCTGTGGAAGACGACGATGTTCGATCCGACCTACGGGTTGCTGCACTTCGTGTTCGGTACCGACGTCGACTGGCTTTCGGAGTTCCCGCTGGCCGCGGTGATGGCTCAGGTCGTCTGGCAGTGGACGCCGTTCATGATGCTGCTGATCCTGGCCGGGTTGCAGAGTCAGCCGAAGGACGTGCTGGAGGCCGCGTCGGTCGACGGCGCCGGCCGCTGGCGGACGTTCACCGCGATCACGCTGCCGCATCTGAGCCGGTTCCTGCAGCTGGCGACGCTGCTGGGCGCGATCTACATCGTGAACAGCTTCGACGCGATCTTCCTGATGACGCAAGGAGGTCCGGGGACGGCCAGTACGAACCTGCCGTTCTACATCTACCAGCGGGCGTTCCAAGGTTTCGACATCGGGCAGTCGTCGGCGATGGGAGTGATCGTCGTGATCCTGACGATGATCGTCGCGACCTTCGCGCTGCGGCTGATGTTCCGCACGTTCTCGGTCCAGGGAGGCGCGAAATGA
- a CDS encoding aldehyde dehydrogenase family protein: MGIFEYAPAPESRDLANLKPHYRPFVNGEFVDGSGEPLKTINPATEEVLAEVGTASVSDVDTAVKAARKAYTGVWSKMPGSERAKYLFRIARLIQERSRELAVLESLDNGKPIKESRDSDVPTAAAHFFYHAGWADKLDYAGYGPNPKPLGVAGQVIPWNFPLLMLAWKIAPALATGNTVVLKPAETTPLTALVFAEICQQAELPPGVVNILPGAGDIGAALVGHGDVNKVAFTGSTEVGKAIQRQIAGTAKKLTLELGGKAANVVFDDAPLDQAVEGIVNGIFFNQGHVCCAGSRLLVQESIAEELLEKLRYRVSTLRLGDPLDKNTDIGAINSAEQLAKIKGLVESGDAEGAQRWTSPCPVPERGFFFAPTVFSDVQQSMRIAREEIFGPVLSVLTFRTPDEAVTKANNTPYGLSAGIWTEKGSRILWMANQLRAGVVWANTFNRFDPAAPFGGYQESGFGREGGRTGLEAYLDV, encoded by the coding sequence ATGGGCATCTTCGAGTACGCGCCCGCGCCCGAATCGCGCGACCTCGCGAACCTCAAACCGCATTACCGGCCGTTCGTGAACGGCGAATTCGTCGACGGCTCGGGTGAGCCGCTCAAGACGATCAACCCGGCCACCGAAGAGGTGCTCGCCGAGGTCGGCACCGCCTCGGTGTCCGATGTGGACACAGCGGTGAAGGCCGCACGCAAGGCATACACAGGCGTCTGGTCGAAAATGCCGGGCTCCGAACGCGCCAAGTACCTGTTCCGCATCGCGCGCCTGATCCAGGAGCGGTCGCGGGAACTGGCCGTGCTGGAAAGCCTCGACAACGGCAAGCCGATCAAGGAATCGCGCGATTCCGACGTGCCGACGGCCGCCGCGCACTTCTTCTACCACGCCGGCTGGGCCGACAAGCTCGACTACGCCGGCTACGGCCCGAACCCGAAGCCGCTCGGCGTCGCGGGCCAGGTCATCCCGTGGAACTTCCCGCTGCTGATGCTGGCGTGGAAGATCGCGCCCGCGCTGGCCACCGGCAACACCGTGGTGCTCAAGCCCGCGGAGACCACGCCGCTGACCGCGCTCGTGTTCGCGGAGATCTGCCAGCAGGCCGAACTCCCGCCCGGCGTGGTGAACATCCTGCCCGGCGCCGGGGACATCGGCGCCGCGCTCGTGGGCCACGGCGACGTGAACAAGGTCGCCTTCACCGGATCGACCGAGGTCGGCAAGGCCATCCAGCGCCAGATCGCGGGCACCGCGAAGAAGCTGACGCTGGAGCTGGGCGGCAAGGCGGCGAACGTCGTCTTCGATGACGCGCCACTGGACCAGGCCGTCGAGGGGATCGTCAACGGGATCTTCTTCAACCAGGGCCACGTATGCTGCGCGGGCTCGCGCCTGCTGGTGCAGGAGTCCATCGCCGAAGAGCTGCTCGAGAAGCTGCGCTACCGCGTCTCGACGCTGCGGCTGGGCGACCCGCTGGACAAGAACACCGACATCGGCGCGATCAACTCCGCCGAACAGCTCGCGAAGATCAAGGGCCTGGTGGAATCCGGCGACGCCGAGGGCGCGCAGCGCTGGACCAGCCCGTGCCCGGTGCCGGAACGTGGTTTCTTCTTCGCTCCCACCGTGTTCTCCGACGTTCAGCAGTCGATGCGCATCGCCCGCGAGGAGATCTTCGGGCCGGTGCTTTCGGTGCTGACCTTCCGCACTCCGGACGAGGCCGTCACCAAGGCGAACAACACGCCGTACGGGCTTTCGGCCGGGATCTGGACCGAGAAGGGTTCGCGCATTCTCTGGATGGCGAACCAGCTCCGCGCCGGTGTCGTCTGGGCCAACACGTTCAACCGCTTCGATCCCGCCGCGCCGTTCGGCGGCTACCAGGAGTCGGGTTTCGGCCGCGAAGGCGGACGCACCGGACTGGAGGCCTACCTCGATGTCTGA
- a CDS encoding DUF1707 SHOCT-like domain-containing protein, with product MRISDADREQVAQVLHAAMSEGRITINELEERLTVVYAAKTVGDLKPVTADLPQHSRSAIEPATSRALGLPDDRIGGHPGSGASIAVMSGASRKGSWVVPPQHNSFAFWGGAELDLRHARFAEKHSTITAVAIMGGIDIIVPDDINVDVTGIGFMGAFELEDRAGTPPAPPTAPTVKITGLAFWGGVVVKRKPRKKDVPELEA from the coding sequence ATGCGCATCTCCGACGCCGACCGCGAGCAGGTCGCGCAGGTGCTGCACGCGGCGATGTCCGAAGGACGCATCACCATCAACGAGCTGGAGGAACGGCTCACCGTCGTCTACGCGGCCAAGACCGTCGGCGACCTCAAGCCGGTCACCGCGGATCTGCCCCAGCATTCGCGGTCGGCGATCGAGCCGGCGACGTCGCGCGCGCTGGGCCTGCCCGACGACCGCATCGGCGGGCATCCCGGTTCCGGCGCCTCGATCGCCGTCATGTCGGGGGCGTCGCGCAAAGGCAGCTGGGTGGTCCCGCCGCAGCACAACAGTTTCGCGTTCTGGGGCGGCGCCGAGCTCGATCTGCGGCACGCGCGGTTCGCCGAGAAGCACTCGACGATCACCGCGGTCGCGATCATGGGCGGGATCGACATCATCGTGCCCGACGACATCAACGTGGACGTCACGGGAATCGGTTTCATGGGCGCCTTCGAACTGGAGGATCGCGCCGGGACTCCCCCGGCGCCGCCGACGGCGCCGACCGTGAAGATCACCGGCCTCGCGTTCTGGGGCGGCGTCGTCGTGAAGCGGAAACCGCGTAAAAAGGACGTACCCGAACTGGAAGCCTGA
- a CDS encoding aldehyde dehydrogenase family protein, which yields MSDRISVAKTYKLYIGGKFPRSESGRVYPVTDTKGKFLANASHASRKDVRDAVSAARKAFGGWSVATAYNRGQVLYRVAEMLEGRRDQFVAEVSASEGVAAKKAQSLVDASIDRWVWYAGWTDKIATVLGGANPVAGPYFSFTVPEPTGVVGVLAPQQSSLLGLVSVLAPVLATGSTAVVVSSADRPLPAITLSEVLATSDLPGGVANILTGRASELGSWLASHGDVNALDPTGAEPSARADLAREAAGTVKRVLTVPDTEPDWTADADISRLRRYLEAKTVWHPLGV from the coding sequence ATGTCTGACCGTATTTCGGTGGCGAAGACCTACAAGCTCTACATCGGCGGCAAGTTCCCCCGCTCGGAATCCGGCCGCGTGTATCCGGTCACCGACACCAAGGGCAAGTTCCTGGCGAACGCCTCGCACGCATCCCGCAAGGACGTCCGCGACGCGGTTTCGGCCGCCCGCAAGGCTTTCGGCGGCTGGTCGGTGGCGACCGCGTACAACCGCGGCCAGGTGCTGTACCGGGTGGCGGAGATGCTGGAAGGCCGCCGCGACCAGTTCGTCGCGGAGGTTTCGGCCTCCGAAGGCGTCGCGGCGAAGAAGGCTCAGTCCCTTGTGGACGCGTCGATCGACCGCTGGGTCTGGTACGCGGGCTGGACGGACAAGATCGCGACCGTGCTCGGCGGGGCCAACCCGGTCGCGGGCCCGTACTTCTCCTTCACCGTGCCGGAACCGACCGGCGTCGTGGGTGTGCTGGCGCCGCAGCAGTCGTCGCTGCTGGGCCTGGTGAGCGTGCTGGCCCCGGTGCTGGCGACCGGCTCGACCGCGGTGGTCGTCTCCAGCGCGGACCGGCCGCTGCCCGCGATCACGCTTTCGGAGGTCCTGGCGACGTCCGACCTGCCCGGCGGGGTCGCGAACATCCTGACCGGCCGCGCGTCGGAGCTGGGCTCGTGGCTCGCGTCGCACGGGGACGTCAACGCCCTCGACCCGACCGGCGCCGAGCCGTCCGCGCGGGCGGACCTGGCGCGGGAAGCCGCGGGGACCGTGAAACGGGTCCTGACCGTCCCGGACACCGAGCCGGACTGGACCGCCGACGCCGACATCTCGCGGCTGCGGCGGTACCTGGAGGCGAAGACCGTCTGGCACCCGCTGGGCGTCTGA
- a CDS encoding TetR/AcrR family transcriptional regulator, with the protein MTADPETRLRADARRNRDQILAAARAIFAAQGAEVPMEEIARSAGVGVGTLYRRFPDRDALIRAVAVDNFDRVLRDAKAARDQEASDWEALIRLLHQSMELQLSIQLAMVSPRALAILKSDPAIKALRDELLLVMDAFVRGAQAEGKLRTDVATGDVAILFATLLRQMPGKGEEVARMATRRCIGIMIDGLRAVGTNEPLPGRALTGADLDP; encoded by the coding sequence ATGACAGCCGACCCCGAGACCCGCTTGCGCGCCGACGCGCGCCGGAACCGGGATCAGATCCTGGCCGCCGCGAGAGCCATCTTCGCCGCCCAAGGCGCCGAGGTCCCGATGGAGGAGATCGCGCGGTCGGCCGGTGTCGGCGTCGGCACGCTGTACCGGCGCTTCCCGGACCGCGACGCGCTGATCCGGGCGGTCGCCGTCGACAACTTCGATCGGGTCCTGAGGGACGCGAAGGCCGCGAGGGATCAGGAGGCCTCGGACTGGGAGGCGCTGATCCGGCTGCTGCACCAGTCGATGGAGCTGCAGCTGAGCATCCAGCTCGCGATGGTGTCGCCGCGGGCGCTGGCGATCCTGAAGAGTGACCCCGCGATCAAGGCCCTGCGTGACGAGTTGTTGCTGGTGATGGACGCTTTCGTCCGGGGCGCGCAGGCCGAGGGCAAGCTCCGGACGGACGTCGCCACCGGCGACGTCGCGATCCTGTTCGCGACGTTGCTGCGGCAGATGCCGGGCAAGGGCGAGGAGGTCGCGCGGATGGCGACCCGGCGCTGCATCGGGATCATGATCGACGGCCTGCGGGCCGTCGGCACGAACGAGCCACTGCCGGGCCGGGCGCTGACCGGGGCCGATCTGGATCCGTGA
- a CDS encoding ferredoxin, giving the protein MKIIADTGKCVGAGQCVLTDPDLFDQSEDDGTVLVLNAEPEGEEAEENARTAVHICPGQALSLA; this is encoded by the coding sequence ATGAAGATCATCGCGGACACCGGGAAATGCGTGGGCGCGGGCCAGTGCGTGCTCACCGATCCCGATCTGTTCGATCAGAGCGAGGACGACGGAACGGTCCTCGTGCTGAACGCCGAGCCTGAAGGCGAAGAGGCGGAAGAAAACGCCCGCACCGCCGTGCACATCTGCCCGGGGCAGGCCTTGTCGCTCGCTTAA
- a CDS encoding protein-tyrosine phosphatase family protein, which produces MGNSLPGAVELPDGIKVRGRGLGRPWPEGPAPDFGLYLGGAKLRRKHDHKMDWERAWIRWPDFLLPTDWADARRRIVDLHTRAAAGEGVEVACYGGVGRTGTVLSCLATLSGLSADEAVAWARANHDKRSVETPWQRRWVGWFARQA; this is translated from the coding sequence ATGGGGAACTCACTACCCGGCGCCGTCGAGCTGCCGGACGGGATCAAGGTGCGCGGACGGGGCCTGGGTCGCCCCTGGCCGGAAGGGCCCGCGCCGGATTTCGGACTGTATTTGGGCGGCGCGAAACTGCGCCGGAAGCACGATCACAAAATGGACTGGGAACGGGCGTGGATCCGCTGGCCCGACTTCCTCCTGCCGACGGACTGGGCGGACGCGCGGCGCCGGATCGTCGACCTGCACACCAGGGCGGCGGCGGGCGAAGGCGTCGAGGTCGCCTGTTACGGCGGAGTGGGACGGACCGGCACGGTGCTGTCCTGTCTCGCCACCCTTTCGGGGCTGAGCGCCGACGAGGCGGTGGCGTGGGCGCGGGCCAACCACGACAAGCGTTCGGTGGAGACACCCTGGCAGCGCCGTTGGGTCGGCTGGTTCGCGCGGCAGGCGTGA
- a CDS encoding carbohydrate ABC transporter permease, giving the protein MKSRFGPGALTVATWVIAILFVFPLLWMILTAFKQEADAYTDPPRLFFTPTLDQFAGVLERGFLPYLSNSAFVTVVSTLFVLLLGIPAAYALSLAPVKGTSNALGFFLSTKMLPIVAAIIPLYVISQNTRLLDNVWALIILYTSMNLPLAIWMMRSFFLEVPHEMIEAGRIDGATLPILLRKIIMPVVAPGVAATALICVIFSWTEFFYSVNLTAARAGTVPVFLVGFITSEGLYWAQLSAAALLASLPVMIVGWIAQNHLVRGLSMGAVK; this is encoded by the coding sequence ATGAAAAGCCGCTTCGGCCCCGGCGCGCTGACGGTCGCGACCTGGGTGATCGCCATCCTGTTCGTGTTCCCGCTGCTGTGGATGATCCTCACGGCCTTCAAACAGGAGGCCGACGCCTACACCGACCCGCCGCGCCTGTTCTTCACCCCGACCCTCGACCAGTTCGCGGGTGTGCTCGAACGCGGCTTCCTGCCGTATCTGTCGAACTCGGCGTTCGTGACCGTCGTTTCGACCCTTTTCGTTCTGCTGCTGGGAATCCCGGCGGCGTACGCGCTTTCGCTGGCGCCGGTGAAGGGGACGAGCAACGCGCTCGGCTTCTTCCTGTCGACGAAGATGCTGCCCATCGTGGCGGCGATCATCCCGCTCTACGTGATCTCGCAGAACACCCGGCTGCTGGACAACGTGTGGGCGCTGATCATCCTGTACACCTCGATGAACCTTCCGCTGGCCATCTGGATGATGCGGTCGTTCTTCCTTGAGGTGCCGCACGAGATGATCGAGGCGGGGCGGATCGACGGGGCGACCCTGCCGATCCTGCTGCGGAAGATCATCATGCCGGTGGTCGCGCCCGGGGTGGCCGCGACCGCGCTGATCTGCGTGATCTTCTCTTGGACCGAGTTCTTCTACTCGGTCAACCTCACCGCCGCGCGGGCCGGGACGGTGCCGGTGTTCCTGGTCGGGTTCATCACCAGCGAGGGCCTGTACTGGGCACAGCTCTCCGCGGCCGCGCTGCTCGCGTCGCTGCCGGTGATGATCGTCGGCTGGATCGCGCAGAACCACCTGGTGCGGGGCCTGTCGATGGGCGCGGTCAAGTAA
- the deoC gene encoding deoxyribose-phosphate aldolase produces the protein MTATTSSSAATATPSPLADATRDEASLRRFLHGLPGVDQVGVEQRAAGLGTRSIKKAAKLWAIDTAISMVDLTTLEGADTRGKVRALAAKAMRPDPERSDTPQVAAVCVYPDMVETAVEALRGTGIHVASVATGFPAGRTSREIKLADTKIAVDAGAAEIDMVIDRGAFLEGRYLEVFEEIQAIKAACGSAHLKVILETGELATYDNVRRASWLALLAGGDFIKTSTGKVSPAATLPVTHVMLQAVRDWFVQTGELRGVKPAGGIRTTKDAIKYLVAVHEVAGEQWLNPDLFRFGASSLLNDLLLQRRTQADGHYSGPDYVTVD, from the coding sequence ATGACAGCTACGACCAGCTCGTCAGCGGCGACGGCCACCCCGTCGCCGCTGGCGGACGCGACTCGCGACGAGGCGAGCCTGCGCCGGTTCCTGCACGGGCTGCCTGGTGTCGACCAGGTCGGCGTCGAGCAGCGGGCGGCGGGACTCGGCACGCGCAGCATCAAGAAGGCCGCCAAGCTCTGGGCGATCGACACCGCCATTTCGATGGTCGACCTGACGACCCTCGAAGGCGCCGACACCCGGGGCAAGGTCCGCGCGCTCGCCGCGAAGGCCATGCGGCCGGATCCGGAACGTTCGGACACCCCGCAGGTCGCGGCCGTGTGCGTGTACCCGGACATGGTCGAGACAGCTGTCGAGGCGCTTCGCGGCACCGGGATCCACGTCGCGAGTGTGGCCACCGGCTTCCCGGCGGGCCGCACGAGCCGCGAGATCAAGCTGGCCGACACCAAGATCGCCGTCGACGCGGGCGCCGCCGAGATCGACATGGTGATCGATCGCGGCGCGTTCCTGGAAGGCCGTTACCTGGAGGTCTTCGAGGAGATCCAGGCCATCAAGGCCGCCTGTGGCAGCGCTCACCTCAAGGTCATCCTCGAAACCGGTGAGCTCGCCACCTACGACAACGTCCGCCGCGCGTCCTGGCTCGCGCTGCTGGCGGGCGGAGACTTCATCAAGACCTCCACCGGCAAGGTCTCGCCCGCCGCCACGCTGCCGGTCACCCACGTGATGCTGCAGGCCGTCCGCGACTGGTTCGTCCAGACCGGGGAATTGCGCGGCGTCAAACCGGCCGGTGGCATCCGGACGACCAAGGACGCGATCAAGTACCTGGTCGCGGTGCACGAGGTCGCCGGCGAGCAGTGGCTGAACCCGGATCTCTTCCGGTTCGGGGCGTCCAGCCTGCTCAACGACCTCCTGCTGCAGCGCCGCACCCAGGCCGACGGCCACTACAGCGGTCCCGACTACGTGACGGTGGACTGA
- a CDS encoding serine hydrolase domain-containing protein has translation MRRSFVAIACAALLSVTAFPAVAAENADPRQTAMDAAVAAGIPGMVAVSDDFRGVSGVADIDRPGKPDASGRWRIASVSKVFVATLVLQLVAEKRVALDEPVQRHLPGLLPYPEPITVRQLLQHTSGLPRDLAPEDSWASGPEVDTERFEHFDSDDQIRLSVSKQPLQFTPGTGWAYSNTGYNVLGLLVEKVTRKPLERALAERVTGPLHLRDTSLPRDFPFLLRPAARGYEQLYDAPRGLTDVTTYNYSRYFGAGGMVSSAKDLNRFFEALLGGRLLPADLVAEMRKTVPVGGGMEYGLGLMKLNLKTAGACAEDISIWGHGGDLPGFATLSFHDDSGKNISTLATVDLTASPEAALKRQLPMISEFCSPVVPTRAVAQAPVPSL, from the coding sequence ATGCGCCGAAGTTTCGTCGCGATCGCTTGTGCCGCACTGCTTTCCGTCACCGCCTTCCCGGCGGTGGCCGCCGAGAACGCCGATCCGCGCCAAACCGCGATGGACGCGGCGGTCGCCGCGGGCATCCCCGGCATGGTCGCCGTTTCCGACGATTTCCGCGGGGTCAGCGGCGTCGCGGACATCGACCGGCCGGGTAAGCCCGACGCGTCGGGCCGCTGGCGGATCGCGAGTGTGTCGAAGGTGTTCGTCGCGACGCTGGTCCTGCAGCTCGTGGCGGAAAAGCGGGTCGCGCTGGACGAGCCCGTCCAGCGTCATCTGCCGGGGCTGCTGCCGTATCCGGAGCCGATCACCGTCCGCCAGCTGCTGCAGCACACCAGCGGACTCCCGCGCGACCTGGCGCCCGAGGACTCCTGGGCGTCCGGGCCGGAGGTCGACACCGAACGCTTCGAGCACTTCGACAGCGACGACCAGATCCGCTTGAGCGTCTCGAAGCAGCCGCTGCAGTTCACACCCGGAACGGGCTGGGCGTACTCGAACACCGGCTACAACGTCCTCGGCCTGCTGGTCGAGAAGGTCACCCGGAAGCCGCTGGAACGCGCGCTGGCCGAGCGCGTCACCGGGCCGCTGCACCTGCGCGACACCTCGCTCCCCCGCGACTTCCCGTTCCTGCTCCGCCCGGCCGCCCGCGGCTACGAGCAGCTGTACGACGCGCCGCGCGGCCTCACCGACGTCACCACCTACAACTACTCGCGCTATTTCGGCGCGGGCGGCATGGTGTCTTCGGCCAAGGACCTCAACCGCTTCTTCGAGGCGTTGCTCGGCGGGCGCCTGCTGCCCGCCGATCTGGTGGCCGAGATGAGGAAGACGGTCCCGGTGGGCGGCGGCATGGAGTACGGCCTCGGCCTGATGAAGCTGAACCTCAAGACGGCGGGCGCCTGCGCCGAGGACATCTCCATCTGGGGACACGGCGGCGATCTGCCGGGGTTCGCCACCCTCAGCTTCCACGACGACTCGGGCAAGAACATCTCCACGCTGGCCACCGTGGACCTCACCGCGTCGCCGGAGGCCGCGCTCAAGCGTCAGCTGCCGATGATCTCCGAGTTCTGCTCGCCGGTGGTCCCGACCAGGGCGGTCGCCCAGGCCCCGGTGCCCAGCCTGTAG